The sequence below is a genomic window from Saccopteryx leptura isolate mSacLep1 chromosome 3, mSacLep1_pri_phased_curated, whole genome shotgun sequence.
ATTGATGGCTTCAAACATGTTTTGTAATGTAAATAGCCATTTGCCATCTAAATTCACAGGGCCTCCATCCGTGAATGGGAAGTCCCTGAATCCAGAGACTCTCCCACAGAGATAATGTCATTCATGGTCACTGTCACAATAGACTGAGCCATGATGTGCAATTCATATTGCAGAACTGTCTACTGATTGGGACAGCTGCTGATTCAATACCTTTTGTGGGGAAGACACAGGGAAAGTAATCGGGCCATCGTTGTTTTTACATAGCACTTTCACATGTGTTGTCCTACCTGATGTGATGCTCACCCTGGGAGGTAAACAATGTATTACCCGTATGTTTCTGATGACAACATGTTAGCTGAGGATAAGGAATTGTTACGGATCACTCAGCAAGTTAGGTTAGGTGCAGTGCCTGGAGTAGGACCTATGGTCTGATATGCTCCTTAACACTCTGCACTGCTTTCTGAAGATTCTGCAGCAATCTAAACTGCATTCTAAGGGAGGTGCAGTGGAATGAAGCCGAAAGGGATACAACTGGTCAGCTGCTTAGAAAAGAGGCCTAAGGTGCTCAGTTCTGCAGAAAAGGATAAAATTGGGAATAATAAAAATGGTTCTGCAGTGCAGACACGttgaatatataaaaagtaacagACATACCCGAGTTTGAATTTTGGCTGTGCCACTTTTGAAGCCTGAATAACATGCATCTGTGAGAACTAATTTACTTTCCTGTGAAGGAGTGATAACACCTACATCACAGTTATGACGAATAAATTAGATGGTTTGTATAGAGTGCACAGCACAGAGCCTACAATGTAATAATAATTCAGTAAAGGTAGCACTTCTTaacttattaaaataagaaaatatatttaagactTGCAGTGAGTCAGAAGTCATAATAGCCATGTTGAGCATCAGTTGATAATTAAATCATGCAAATATATATCTACTAAGAGTATATTCATGCAATACTTGGGAGGAAATTAAGAAAGAGGGTTTTGATAATTCCACATATTTAAGTAAGTTAGCCCCaaggtattataaaatatttcctggAGCTCTTCAAAATTCCGACTTTAATGATAAATTATGAGGGTGGGAAAAAGTGACTGTACCTACTTCTGTCAGGGTTGGAAGGAATGCTGCAATAGTCACATGCACAGATGTGCGCATGCACTCACACTCCTATTACTACTGTCGCTTTAATGTAATACCACTTTTGTCTTTCTATAAACCAGggtccttccccccccccaaaattccTGATTCTAGATATGAGGATTCCTTGAAATTAACCTGCTGGATTGTATAAAGATTGATTGTTCAACTTTCTATATGTAAAAGTGTGAAATGCATCTTAAGAAAGTGATttctgcaacagagcaacaccccagatgggcagagcatcgccccctggtgggcatgccgggtggatcccggtcgggcgcatgcgggagtctgtctgactgcctccccgtttccaacttcagaaaaataccaaaaaaaaagaaaaaaagaaaaagtgatttcTGGGTATTTTAGTCAATGAGTTCTCAGGAAAAGAAGCTATTTTGCCACGAAAGAGTTTAGTGGAGTAGAAATAAATAATGGAGGGTGtcatttacatttcaaaatatagcTCTTATTGCATTTTCTGAAATGTGATACATTTTGATGAAAAACACATACAGACACTCCAGGCTCCCTAACTTTAAAACAGATTTTCTCAATTATTGTCTGTATGACTTTTCTCTTGCTTGACAATTATGGAAAGTTTGACCTGACTGATGAGGCTCATTCCAACATTATCACTCTAGatgtaacaagaataaaaaatacccTAGAAACTTCTGCAACTACTCTACTGAATTTGAGAAAAGAGTAACAAGTTAGCTCTCAACTATATACTTGTAGTGCTGTTACTATCAAATGATGATGATGTCAATAGACCAAAATGACTCACTCTGAAGACTACTAACTTGGaagactttaaatataaaaaataataaaatattgccattttcaacaacatggatggaactccagaatatcatgctaagtgaaataagtcagacagaggacaatcacatgatttcactcatatgtggaatatgaaACCGAAAGCAAAAACCAAACCAAccaaactcatagacatagacaacagtagaGTGGTTACTAGagcagaaggggtggggaggatgaagagggtaaggagggtcaaatatatggtgacagagggAGACTAGTCTTTTGGTGAtgagcatacaatgcaatatacagaaggTGTATTATAGAACTTGAATgatattattaatcaatgttaccacaatacatttaattaaaaagcaaCTTAGTCATTGCAATTAAGCACATATTACTTGGAGACAAAGGAAATAAATGCAGATACGATAATTGCATTGAAACACAATTATCTCAGTTTACCTAAGCACAGGAAAAGTGACTTCtagtttaattaataaatatatttacttccGTTTACTGAAGATATTATAGGAGGTGGGAATTAGGGAAGTATTtggtcaaattattttattaaaaagtaataataattctgTTAAAATTCTAGACAATGGGTGTGCCTTTATTTGACAAAACATTGTTACTGAACTTTTGTTATCCTTTCTTTACTCCTCATAAACAACATTATAACAAACACCATGTAGTATTTTCAATACTGCCATTATACCATACCATCacagtatttctttcttcttttaaatttgttggtttaaaaaaatccCCTTATTTTGACTTCTATTCTAGTGAAATTGAGTATCTGGTCCTATATTTAACCACCTATTTGCATCTTCTGTTTTCTACCTGACTGTGtaaatttttctccattcttctAATAGGTTGTTTGTCTATTCTTGTATCAACTGGCACATGCTCTTTGTATCTTAGAGACATTGCCTCTTTTTCTATCATATGGACTGCaaatatttctttgcattttaactTTGTTAGTGACATCTTTCTTCACATAAAATTATTACTTATGGAGTCAAACATGCTGACCTCAGGATGTCTGACTTTATTGCATGGCCGATGATTTGTGTGTTAAGTTTCACGTCTAGCTTTCTCAAACCTTTTGTCTTAACCTGAAGACAAAATGTTACGCTCAGAATGTTCAGGGCATGAATGGAGTTGGCAGGAAGGAAAGGATTGATAGCATTCATCACTTCTCAAAAAACCATAATGTGTGTTAAAATTAGTTCATGTCATATAAATAATTGCCTACCTGCATTCTTGCAACTGTGATATTTAAATAGATATTCTTGTGAGTGGTAGCAACCTAGTTTCTTCTGGACTATGTTATACTGAagcactaaaatagaaaaaaaataataaactttgttTTGGAGATGGGAAAAAATGTTGCTAATCTCAATTTATTAACACTCCAGGAGCctacaatttcaattttcttcTCACAGTATTAATAAAACCAGGTACTGGAAAAGTCAAATCTTTTCCCATAAATTTGAAACTATTTCCATGGCTAGTCTAGAATTATAATAACTTCCACATCTATTAAAACACAGTACAAAATTCAATCTAATGAGATCATTTTTAGGAGCTCCTTTTCCTATGTGGGATGGTgacagaaatttaaaattgattACTTTAAATTTAATCTGTGATAAAACCAGAAAGACTGGTTAAAGACTCTTAGTaagaaaaagtcaataaatgcatctttccaatagtttttttaaaagaagtattttaaGACAGGATATCTAATGGTTCTAGATAGCAGAATggcatatatatgatatatataataatatgaatatatatacccatatataatatgtatatatatgtatgtgtatatatatatatatatatatatatatatagagagagagagagagagagagagagagaaaggcagagtgaGAGAGCATCATGGAGCGTTATGATCTTTTATATACCCCTCCTGATCTGAAATATAtagttcatttcattttttatcattgatgtgttttattctttattatttattaagaatgAAAGTCTCTTACAATTTTTTCCTTAAGCTCAAAAACTGGATTTTTATTGTCATCAGTATATAGTGAAACTCTCGTTTCATCCTTGATGTGACAAGGTCATGGCTGATGACATATCTATACACTAACAGTCtatattgaagaaataaaaccagcAGTAAAAATTGCCTGGAACTTACAGTCTTGCCTTACAAAGCGAACTTTGGAGACAACATAAATATAATAAGATTATAGTGAAAGACCAGCTCATCCATGTATACAAAATAGTTTCATAAAAATGACAATTTGAGTGATATAAAGAACATCTGATGGCATAGTGATTGCCTTGGTGAACTCATCAATGGAAATATAAGGTCCCACAATCATCCAACAAACCTGCATTATATGTGACCGGAATTAGGACTTCAAGCATCATATTTTGTGCAGCATTATAAAAACATAAACTGGggcaattatgtttttaataacaaTATTTGAATGCTATGTTTCCAATCGCAGAAAGGATAACAAAAGCATGCCAAATATAAAGTGTTTCAAAACCACTTTGGAGAAATATATTAATGGTCAAAATTTACTTTTCataatttatagttattttagaACTTCAGTTGTGAATCATCTTGCTAAATAAGTGCAGACTCTCTACTCCAGGTTTGCATTTACTAAGGTTACAACTAGATACAAACAGTGACAAACTAATAAATATAGGCTCTAGCACAGAGCTTAATGGGTTCCTCAAATCCCCTTCTGCATAACTAGCCTTTCTTAAATTtggcaatattatttattttgataaagtatataattttattctgtaAACAAATTTAGGAAGTGAAATTGTAAGTAAAGCATGCCAATATAAAACACAAAGACCGTGTTCTGGTGAAACAGTCAATCACATTTAGACGTTTTTGCCAGTAAGGACCATTTTATATGATATTATGCTTTGAAATTAGGAATTGGTGGTAAATTGAAAACCTTGCAGAGTAACGCACTTGAGCAAAGAGTGCTGACCCCTGCTGGCCTGATCTTCATTTACCTGAGAGTGCGTGAGGACACACCCATTAAGCTCTCTGAGAGCTACCTTCAAGGACAAGTCAGGAGCTGGGAGAGAGTCACACGGAACAGATAGAGAGGGAACAAAGTAAGAGGAAGAATAGAAAGGAGCACAGGGTTGATGACAGAGGGCCAGAGGAGCTGATGAGAAATGGAACTTGCCACAAATAGTTCTCTGTACTACAGCCTAATGTGTCTCTTAAACACATTTTTCACATGATGTTTCTTAACTGGACCTAAATTAGTTCCTATTTGGGGAAATGATGTTCTCTCACAGATACGGTGCCAGGGACTgtcaaaaatagagaaagaacgtACATCAGGACAACTTCTGTTCCTGTCGTGGTAGTTTAAAATAACTATCTCAGCAAATTTAAGGATAAgttataactttaaatatttcattttttaatttttctgcaatGTGgcaaatacattattatttttatatgtcacTGGGTTATGTCTTTTGCACTTACTGTGCATTTTCCACTATGAATTATTATCTAATATGAATAAACTAGTTTTAGAATataatgtgaaaatatattaataactaTCCTAACACTAGAAAGGCTATAGCTACCTAagtaataacaatattaattggacaaagaaaaacaagaaaatacacAGAGCTAGGATATAGGATTCTTAATAAATCTGGGCCAAAGCAGACCATGTGCAAAATATTTAGAGACCATTAGAGCTTGCCAAATATAGTATTTTAGAGATAgcatataaaatcatttttcatctctcttttaaGATAACACTATCCGTACATGAATcccaggaattttttttcatAGCCATTTGGCTGAACAGTGACTTTTGTGAAAGAGGTGAAATCCTTTGTGACAGCTCTTTGTCCTTGCCAATACAATGAACAGCTTTTGACGCATGTAGGCATAAATACCAGCAAAAACCCAGAGTTCATATTGCCATTAAGGTGTGCACCATTAAGGTGTCCCCTCCTGTAATAGACCTAGCAGTATACACACCATTCCATTGCACTTGGAGGGGTATGTGATATTGGGTATCcttcagaaaaatagagataGAGAATTATATGAGAAacatttaataagtaaaataatctaTTGTTACTGTGTTCATGTAATTGTGTGTAATCCATGATGTCTTACTATTTGAATAGAATTATTGAAGTAGAAGATGCAAATGCAATTAAATGCTTAGGATatttaatttactctttttttttcttgctagtGCCCTAGTCTCTGATCAAAACTTGTGTGCCACCACTGAAGTTGAATACTTGACTACTTTCCTATTTCCACTCACAACGAGTCTATATGCCTTGGCTTATTCAATGCCTACCATCAGTCCTTCTGAAGTTTTCCATTGACGGGGGGTCCTTCTGCGTCTGGGCCTGATATAATGAGTTGGCTACATTAGCTTAGTTTTACCTACAAATCAGTCATCTTTTGACAGTTCAAGGACTTAATGCTAATTTATATGTATCCCATTCTTTTAGCTCCCCTCCTTTATCTtttgcctgtatttttttttaatcttttgcctgttgttgtttgttcgtttttgttttttgtgtgtgacagagacagagagagggacagatagggacagacagacaggaagggagagagagagatgagaagcatcaattctttgttgcagcaccttggttgttcactgattgctttctcatatgtgccttgaccagggggctacagcagactgagtgaccccttgctcaaggcagtgactttgggctcaagctggtgaaccttgctcaaagcagatgagcccatgatcaagctggcaacctcagggtttcaaaccttggtcctccacgtcagtctgatgctctatccactgcgccaccacctggtcaggcttttttacctggtttttttttaagtgttcttctcatcacatgttaggacagagAAAGGGTGATGGAAGGAAAGTAAATTGTTGCTCCTTTGTTTTTAGCACAGCTAGGAAAAAACACAGATTGCATTAGTTATCTAAAATGTCTTGATTTAGTTTATTACTGAGCTTAAAGGGAGTACGAAATTCACAATCCATGAAATATAAGAATGGTTTATGGGTTTctctgattaaatttattttttcgcATTGTCATAAATGGTTAAAagaggactattttttttttatgtaaaattttagcCAGATTATATAAGAAAGcatttaggtttttcttttcttttcttttcttttcttttgctatttatattattctctacatttaaattaatataaaatattttcaaaatcaacCATTAACAACAATAAGTAAAGGCACATTTATAATTCATGGATATGTGTATATTTCTCTAGCCTTTTATTACATAATCAAGGAGCAATGTCCCCTTGACACTTTAGTGGGCTAGCcagtactttatttattattaataattctgATCTTAGcacaaaagttaagaaaaaatttactGAGCCTTCAGATTTGAAgcataaacagaaaaaatggtTATATCTTCAATTAGATATAGAAGCAACTGCATATTCCAAACAGACCTATAATAATACCTATGgtgattaataatttttaataattgggaAGAGGATAAAATCTTTCTCATTGGCTTTTTTatgggttatttaaaaatatgatatttagaatttttatgtaTCTGTACATATGGgttacagagctatttttaggcCTATATGTGACTTAATCAGTGTTTTGTCTGGAGTTACAAAAACACAAGTATTTTCCTTAAACTAGGGGTGTTTATCAAACAGATATATGACAAAATTGAAGCATTTGACGCTTTCCTTTGgtatttgcaattttattttagttttaacatCAAGTATTTGCTGTGCTACTTACACTATTGTTGTAAAAGATATAAGAAGTATGTAAGCAGATAAATATAAGATTTAAATTCTTGgatagccctgaccggttggctcagtgttagagcatcggcctggcgtgcggaagtccctggttcgattcccggccagggcacacaggagaagcgcccatctgcttctccactcctcctcctctccttcctctctgtctctctcttcccctcccacagccaaggctccattggagcaaaagatggcccgggtgctggggatggctccttggcctctgccccaggcgctagaatggctctggtcacgacagagctacgcccgggatgggcaaagcatcaccccctggtgggcgtgccgggtggatcccagtcgggcgcatgcgggagtctgtccgactgcctccccgtttccagtttcagaaaaatacaaaaaaaaattttttttcttggataaGGTAGCTCATTTAGGATACCAATACCTAACTGGggaaaatgtacatatatattctttgtattgaACATTTACATCCAGCATTCCATTAAAACTCTCAAGACGTACTATCATGAGCTATataaatatggttttatttcCATCCTTCGTATTCTTTTCTGATAGGAAGACAAAgtgaaataataattaaattgtgTGTTTAAAACCAAAGCAAAGCCACCTGATGGGGGAAAAGGTTTGGATAACATTTAAGCAAAAATCCCTCTTTCAGCTCTTGTGACAATGTAGCAAAAGAATACTCCCACCAATGAGCAGGCATGAAGTCGTCATTGAGTGAAAGTTCACAGCTGAGCTAATTGGAAGACTTTGGCTAAAATAACTGTTTAAAAGAGAAAGTACAGCCTTTGGTTTGTCAGGTAGTGACAGAGTTCCTGCAGTAGGTATGTTCTTCCAAGGAAATTAATTTCCTGTAATCAAATGCTGTGGACTATAGTCTTTGTCTTCTACCTTGGCGGCAGAAGCAATGCCAGGACTTTTTATTCAGCAAGATTATCTGGTCTTTTGTAAAACAAGCAGTGACATATTCAGCACAGAAAGGTTTCACCTGCTACATTTTGTAGCTCAGATTAAGCATATTGCTGCTTTGAAACCGAAGGCTATTACTTTGTGAGTGACCATATTGGCAAGGCTTTActtgggaaagaaaaggaaaaatgacagCAAAAAGCCCACATGTAGATATAAGGAATCTTGGTGTCGTTTCATATTGAAATGATAAAGCAGTATAGACTTACAGTTGGTAAATGATTCCCAATAATAAGAACTTttgtacaaatattaaaaaataattactaatgATGTTTAATAGTGTGAAATAAAAGCACAATCTTAGTCTTCTTGCACTGTTTAATTCCtagtatgtgtatacacacacacacaacctcccatatatataaggtctaccggaaagttctgtctgtttctatcacaacaaatttctacacgtaagcacatgtttatttggcgcatgtggcctctctatttttatcacttaatgtatacatactgacgtagcaaattaactaaaacaaagttgattcacgttagtcttatgtgtgaagcgatagtgtacccatggctactaataaagttcatttacgccactgtaatttttacgaatttcaacaaggaagaaatgctacagaagcatgtctgtcgcatgcACCATATTcctcggacttagcaccctctgactatcacttgtttttgtccttacaaaattttttgaagggcaaaaaattcaaaaatgaagaagatattaaacaagcactggttcaatttttttgcatcaaaagataaaacatttctcaaaatgggatatacaaattgccctcactctggcaagaaatcattaataataatggcaattatattatttaataaagtttattgacggtaagaaaaatttgtattttgttttattccaaaaacgaacagaactttccagtagaccttatacatacacatgtatatcTGGTATATATGCAATTGTGATTATTGCCATTCGTTCTGCATAATTTACAAAGAACAAAGTTTTGAAGAATTAATTCATTGCATCTGAAAAGTTATCTTTTCTTATAAGACAAGGAAGAGACTGGggattcagagaaagagagaaaacacaattCATAGAATGAAACAACCTAGGGCCAGACAGAAATGGGAAAGAATCTTATCTCTCTGTAGTtcctattcttttaaaatttttcacaaaTTTCAAGCATATTATATAGAGGAAAAGAGTCACTTTGCCTTCCCTGATCTATCAGCTAAATCCCAGGACATTTTTCTCCCCATCCATAGTCAATGTCAGTGCCAGACCAGGCTTTGGGGAAGACATTAAAGCAACCTATAATCCACTCTTTTTACCAAAGGaagattatttttacttttataatttggaAAGATTGAGAGTTTTGCCAGTTAAATAAAAGTGGGCAAACCGGTCCTTGATTTATCCTCATCTATTAGGCACTGCATTTAGACTCAAACCCAATCTAGATggtctataaaatggagaaaaatatttttcttattttatcttcccaagtTTAATTTTGGTGATCATTCAGCTGCTACCAGCAAATGAATaagacacatgcatatatacttATGTGAACAAGTAAACCTCCAACAGAAAAAGAATTAGTTTCGTTTTAGTTTGTAAAGAGATGACTGAGATCACACTTTTGCAATCAGGCAGATTATTCAAAATGTTTGGATTATCTTATTGTTTAATACTATATTTAATACTGTATGAGACAATGTGATTGCGTAACTAATCCTAAATTTAGCTACACTGATTTGGAGTCTAGAAGTTAGCTCTAAGTGTCCTATATTACCATCAATTTGATTCTTAAATTGATACCCTCTAATATGATAAGGTAGGgtcattatgattttattttctgtgttgggTTTATGGTTTCTCAGCAAACCCTTCAACATGGCCCTTTAGAGGTACTTGGAGCTTAATTTGGGGCTGCAAATGCAAGACATTGTTGACAAAATTGATCTGTGAGAAATAAAAGATGGCAACAAATCTCTTGCCAAGTGCTTTGATTCATAGTCCCGAGTTTTAGTGACCATGAAGCACAGGGATTTTATACTTAACAGCAAGATACTTTTCCTAAAGCAGTAGGTACTATTCCATTAGACGTGAAAATAGATGGTAAACATTAACATAGGTCTCAAGCATTCAGTGAACTCGATAATCactttttgtgtggtttttgttttttttctcaccctTTCCTATAGCCAACCCAACCCGAGCAGGGGGAAGAGAGCCATACCCAGGCTCCGCGGAAGTGATTCGGGAGTCCAGCAGTACCACTGGCATGGTGGTGGGGATCGTAGCCGCCGCTGCCTTGTGCATCCTCATCCTCCTCTATGCCATGTACAAGTACAGAAACCGGGATGAAGGCTCATACCACGTGGACGAGAGCCGAAACTACATCAGTAACTCAGCTCAGTCCAATGGGGCTGTTGTAAAGGAGAAACAACCCAGCAGTGCGAAAAGCgccaacaaaaataagaaaaacaaggatAAAGAGTATTATGTCTGATTCCAAGATCTTAAAAGGACCCTTGTATAGAAATAGTCTTCATTTTATCTGAGACATAATATAAACttatttactttcctttttaCGAAGCACATACAAAAGAAGACAGGGAATGCaatcaggaaggaaagactgtttttgaaaaataaaaacaagtatctCATGCTCTTgtttctccaaaaaagaaaagaaaagaaaaaaaaaaaaacaggggccAATAAATTCCCTAACATCCACAGTGTTTTCATTTACTC
It includes:
- the NRXN1 gene encoding neurexin-1 isoform X23 — translated: MDMRWHCENSQTTDDILVASAECPSDDEDIDPCEPSSGGLANPTRAGGREPYPGSAEVIRESSSTTGMVVGIVAAAALCILILLYAMYKYRNRDEGSYHVDESRNYISNSAQSNGAVVKEKQPSSAKSANKNKKNKDKEYYV